The Colias croceus chromosome 11, ilColCroc2.1 genome has a segment encoding these proteins:
- the LOC123695903 gene encoding cytosolic Fe-S cluster assembly factor NUBP2 homolog — translation MLEQVKQVILVLSGKGGVGKSTVSTQLALTLKEKGFKVGLLDIDLCGPSIPYILNLEDHNIHQGPEGWIPVYLDKEQRLGVMSIGFLLNSRNDAVVWRGPKKTSMIKQFLEDVCWQELDFLVIDTPPGTSDEHITVMENLRQVQHSSAILVTTPQEVAIEDVRKEITFCRKTGIPIMGIIENMSGYECPTCSHCTNIFSSGGGQSLAELAKIPFLGTLPIDPRVGQLAGKGLAAVTELPESSTCKVFSTLVDQLGSLMRNGA, via the exons atgttggAACAAGTGAAGCAAGTAATTTTAGTGTTATCGGGCAAAGGTGGTGTTGGTAAATCTACAGTTAGTACACAATTGGCACTAACACTTAAAGAAAAGGGATTTAAG GTCGGTCTCCTAGACATAGACTTATGTGGTCCCAGTATTCCCTATATCTTAAACCTGGAAGACCATAATATCCATCAAGGACCTGAAGGCTGGATCCCAGTATACCTGGATAAGGAACAGAGGCTTGGTGTCATGTCTATTGGGTTTCTATTGAACTCAAGGAATGATGCTGTTGTGTGGAGAGGACCGAAGAAGACATCTATGATTAAACAGTTTCTAGAAGATGTCTGCTGGCAAGAATTAGATTTTCTTGTTATTGATACTCCACCAG GTACATCAGACGAGCACATCACAGTAATGGAGAACCTTCGTCAAGTGCAGCACAGCTCCGCTATCCTGGTGACCACACCGCAGGAAGTAGCCATCGAGGATGTGAGGAAGGAAATCACGTTCTGTAGAAAGACTGGTATACCAATAATGGGTATTATTGAGAATATGAGCGG CTACGAATGCCCCACATGCAGTCACTGTACGAACATTTTCTCCAGCGGCGGGGGGCAATCTCTAGCCGAGTTAGCAAAGATTCCCTTCCTGGGGACATTACCCATTGACCCCCGGGTGGGGCAACTCGCTGGGAAGGGCCTAGCTGCAGTTACAGAATTGCCTGAATCCAGTACTTGCAAAGTTTTTAGTACTCTAGTAGATCAACTAGGCAGTTTAATGCGAAATGGCGCGTGA